The Streptomyces sp. 11x1 genomic sequence CAACTGGCAGCTGCACGGCTACGACTTCCCCATCTACGTCAACATCACCTACCCGTGGTGGGGCCCCAACGGCCTCGGCGAGGAGGCCCAGCCGCCGGCCGCGCCGACCCGCTACAACCCGGTCGGCCAGTACCGGCGCACCTTCCGTCTCCCCAAGGACTGGACGGCCGGCGACCGCCGCACCTTCCTCCACTTCGAGGGCGTGAAGTCGGCCCACTACGTGTGGATCAACGGCGAACTCGTCGGCTACCACGAGGACTCGTTCGACCCGGCCGAGTACGACATCACCCGGCACCTGAAGCCGGGCACCAACCAGATAGCCGTCGAGGTCTACCGCTACTCGGACGGCGACTGGCTGGAGGACCAGGACATGATCCGGCTGAGCGGCATCTTCCGCTCGGTCTACCTCTACTCCACACCCGCCGTGCACCTGCGCGACTTCAAGCTGGACACCCCACTCGGCGACGGCTACAAGACCGCCGAACTGTCCGTCACCGCGAGCGTGCGCGCGTACGCGGCCGGGCACGAGGGGACGTACTCCGTCGAGACGCAGCTCTACGACGACCGGGGCCACGCCGTCTGGGCGCGGCCCCTCGTGCAGTCCGTCGCCGTCGGCGGAGAAGGCGGCGGCAAGGGCGGCGGTGTCGGCGAGGACGTGACCGTCCAGGCGAAGAAGTCCGTCCCCTCGCCCGAGCTGTGGTCCGCCGAACACCCCACCCTCTACACGGCCGTGCTCCGGCTGCGCGACCCGCGCGGCAAGGTCGTCGAGACCCTCTCCCACCGCGTCGGCCTGCGCGAGTTCGCGCTCAAGGACGGGCTGATGCGGATCAACGGGCAGCCGGTCTCCCTCCGGGGCACCAACCGCCACGAGATCCACCCCGACCGGGGCATGGCGCTCACCCGCGCCGACCTGGTCGAGGACATGCGGATCATCAAACGGCTCAACATGAACACCGTCCGCACCTCGCACTACCCCAACAACCCGCTCTGGTACGAGCTCGCGGACGAGTACGGCCTCTACCTCGTCGACGAGACGAACCTGGAGACCCACGGCATCCGGGACCGCTACCCCGGGAACGACGCCGAGTGGACGACCGCCTGTGTGGCCCGAGCGAAGGCCATGGTCCACCGCGACAAGAACCACGCCTCCGTCGTCATCTGGTCCCTCGGCAACGAGGCGGGCGGCGGCTCCACCTTCGTCGCCATGCGCGACTGGATCGAGTCGTACGACAAGACCCGTGTCATCCAGTACGAGGGCGACGACCGGCCGACGATCAGCCAGATCCGCTCGGAGATGTACGACAGCCCGCAGCGGGTCGAGCAGCGGGCGAAGGACACCTCGGACACCCGGCCGTACGTGATGATCGAGTACTCGCACGCGATGGGGAACTCGAACGGCAACTTCAAGAAGTACTGGGACCTCATCCGGCGCTACCCGGTCCTCCAGGGCGGCTGGATCTGGGACTTCGTCGACCAGTCACTGACCTGGCCGGTGCCGAAGCTGAGGGTCTTCACGGACGCGGGCCCGAGCGCCCTGAAGGGCCAACTCCTCACCGCCGCAGGGACGTTCAGCCGGAGCAAGGGGCTGTCCGGCGCCACGGGCTTCACCCGCGACCCCGCCCTCGACCTCACCGGCTCGCTGACCCTGGAGGCGTGGGTCACCCCGCACGTCACCGGCGGCCACCAGCCGCTCGTCGCCAAGGGCGACACGCAGTACGCGCTGAAGCAGAGCGACAAGAGCGTGGAGTTCTTCATCTACGGCGGCGGCCAGTGGGTCAGCGTCAGCTGGGGCCTCCCGGCGGACGGCTGGACCGGCCGCGAACACCATGTGGCCGGGGTCTTCGACGCCGAGGCCGGGTCCCTCACCCTCTACGTCGACGGCGAGGTGAAGGCCACCCGCACCACGACCCGGCGACCCAGCGTCAACACCGCTCCCCTCTCCCTCGGCACCGACACGGACAACCCGACGCGCGAGTTCAGCGGAACGATCCGGCGGGCCGGTGTGTACGCGCGTGCCCTGAGCGGGGCCGAGCTGGCGTCCGGGGGGCGTGGGCCCGGGGACGAGGGAGTGCGGTTCTGGTTCGACGCGGCGACGGTGAAGGTGGGCGAGCGGAAGCGGGAGGGCTTCGCGAAGGAACGTTCGTTTTTCGCGTACGGCGGTGACTGGGGCGACAACCCCAACGACGGGGCCTTCGTGGCGGACGGCATCGTCACGGCCGACCGGGGCCACACCGGCAAGGCGGCCGAGATCAAGCGCGTCTACCAGGCGATCCACGCGACCCCGGCGACCGACGCCCTGACCTCGGCCTCACGGGCGGTCACCCTCACCAACGAGTACCTCTTCACCAACCTCCGCGAGTTCGACGGCAGTTGGACCCTGGTGGCGGACGGCAGGAAGATCCAGCAGGGCCGCCTCACCCGAACCCAGCTGGACGTGGCCCCTCTCTCCGCCAAGGACATCACCGTCCCCTTCCGCCTCCCCTCCTCCCCCGCACCCGGCACCGAGTACTTCCTCGAACTCTCCTTCACCACCCGGGAACGCACCCCCTGGGCGAAGTCCGGCTTCGAGGTGGCCCGGCAGCAACTGCCGGTGGACGCGGGCAGCCCGGCGGTGACACCGGTCCCCCTGACGGCCGTCCCGAAGCTGACGTACAAGGACGGACCGGACGAGATCACGGTCACCGGCAAGGGCGTGAAGGGCAGCCCCGCCTTCTCCGTCACCATCGACCGCCAGAGCGGCACCCTCACCTCCTACAAGGCGGTCGGCACCCGCCTGCTCACCTCCGGTCCGATCCCCAACTTCTGGCGGGCCCCCACCGACAACGACCACGGCAACGGGCAGCACATCCGCAACCAGACCTGGCGGGACGCGGGCACCAACCGCAAGGTGACGGACGTGACCGTCCGCCCCCTGGGCGCAGGCCGGGCAGTGGAGATCAAGGTCACCGGCACCCTGCCCACCACCGTCGAGTCGGCCTACACCACCACCTACACGGTCTTCGGCAACGGCGAGATCAAGGTCGACAACACCCTGCGCCCGGGGGCGGCCTCCCTCCCGTACATCCCGGAGGTGGGCACGATCCTCCACCTCCCCCGCCGCCTCGACCGCCTGCACTACTACGGCCGGGGCCCGGAGGAGAACCACTGGGACCGCAACAACGGCACCGACGTCGGCCTCTACTCCGGCACGGTCGCCGAGCAGTGGTCCGGCTACATCCGCCCCCAGGAGAACGGCAACAAGACCGACGTCCGCTGGGCCGCCCTGACCGACCGCGACGGCGAGGGCCTCCTCATCGCGGGTGACTCGCTACTCGAAGTCAACGCCTCCCACTTCACCCCGGAGGACCTCTCCACCGGCCTCCGCCACGACTACCACCTCACCCCCCGCGACACCGTCGTCCTGCGCGTCAACCACCGCCAGATGGGTGTCGGCGGCGACAACAGCTGGGGCGCCCACACCCACGACGAGTACAAGCTCTTCGCCAACCGCGACTACGCGTACACGTACCGCCTGCGCCCGCTGACGGACGTGCACCTCGCGACCAAGCTGTCGAGGAGGCCGACGGCGACGGAGTAGCCGCCACAGGCCGACAACCCACCAGAGGCTGGGCGCATTTCAAGGTAGGTAGGGGGCAGCGGGTTGCCCCCTACCGGCCCGCCCCCTGCCTAGTAGACTGTCGCGACTAAGTGTCGTTATGGTTGGTGGAGTTGGTGTCGGGCAGGCTTCGCTTGATGCTTCCGTCCGGCCGGGCAGGGGGTGCTGTGTCCTCGCAGAAGAAGTATCCGGTTGTCTTGAGTGCCGAAGACCGTCGGGCGTTGGAGCGTGTGACGACGACGGGGGTCCGCAGCGCGTCGATGATCAGGCGGGCGCGGGTGCTGCTCGCGTTGGACACCTCGGCCGGCGAGGTCGCTCCGCGGGCGGTGATCGCGGAGCGGGTCGGGGTCTCGTGCGATTCGGTCCGCCTGATCTCGAAGCGGTATGCGGAGACCGGCGGCGATGTGTGGGCCACGGTCGGCCGGAAGGAACGCGCACTGCCGCCGGTGCCCTCCCCGGTGACCGGCGAGGTCGAGGCAAGACTGATTGCGCTGGCCTGCTCGACGCCGCCCGAAGGACACGCCCGCTGGTCGCTGCGCCTGCTGGAGAAGCACGTCGCGCTGGCCGAGGACATCCCGGATCTGGACCACTCCACGATCGGGCGGGTCTTAAAAAAACGGAACTGCGCCCTCACGTGAAGAAGTGCTGGACCATCCCGCCGGCCGCGAACGCGGCCTTCGCCGCGGCGATGGAGGACGTCCTGGCGGTCTATCACCGGCCCTTCGACCCGGCGCGCCCGGTGGTGTGCATGGACGAGAAGCCGTACCAGCTGCTCGGCCACGTCCGTGATCCGCTCCCCGCGCGGCCGGGCCGTGACCGGCGCGAGGACAACGAGTACGTCCGCTCGGGGACCTGCTCGATCTTCTGCTGGGTCGAGCCGCTGCGCGGATGGCGGCGCGTGGACGCGCAGTCCCGCCGGACCAGGGTCGACTGGGCGCACCAGGTCGAGCACCTGCTGACCGTGGACTATCCCGACGCCGCCACGGTCGTGCTGGTGATGGACAACCTCAACACCCACACCACCGCCTCGCTCTACGAGGCGTTCGACCCGGCAAAGGCCTTCGCGCTGGCCCAGCGCCTGGAGATCCACCACACCCCCAAACACGGGTCCTGGCTCAACATCGCCGAGATCGAGCTCTCCGCGCTCACCCGTCAGTGCCTGGACCGCCGCATCGACGACCTCACCGTGCTCAACACCGAACTCGCCGCCCGGCAGCAGCACACCAACAGCAACCAGCGCCAAGTCGACTGGCACTTCACCACCGACGACGCACGCGTGAAACTGCGCCACCTCTACCCAACCACACGACGAAATTAAGCCGCGACAATCTACTAGTAACACAGCGGCACTGGTTGGCGGTACGTGCGGTCGACCGCAACCGCCGGAACGTGGAAAAGCCTTCGACGACCACACGCCGTTTTGGCACCCTCCCCGGCATGACCATGTCGTCCTTCGTTCCCGGACTGGAGCTCTCCCGCCGCTTCTACCTCGACGCCGTACGGCCTCTGCTGGACGCTGCCGCGCCGGACGTGACGCACTCCGCCGCCCGCCTCGGCAGCGGCTCGGAAGTCCTCGGATTCGACACCGTCCGATCCACCGACCACGAGTGGGGACCCCGCCTGCAGATCTTCCTGCGCCCGCAGGACGTCGCTCGCCACGGCGCCAGGATCACAGCACTGCTCTCCGAACGCCTGCCGAAAACCTTCGGCGGCTACCCGACGCACTTCGCCCCCGTCGGCGAAGAAGGTGTCGGGGTCATGCAGACAACTGACGGGCCGGTCAACCACCGAGTCGAAGTCATAGATCCAGGGACCTGGTTCACCGCGCAACTGGGCTTCGACCCGCGTACCGACATCACCCTGGCGGACTGGCTGGCCATCCCCACTCAGCTTCTCGCCGAGGTCACTGCCGGTGCCGTCTTCCACGACGGACTCGGCCAGCTGGCACCAGCCCGCGCCACCCTTCACTGGTACCCCCACGACCTATGGCTCTACCTACTCGCCTGCCAGTGGCAGCGCATCTCCCGGGAAGAAGCCTTTGTCGGGCGCTGCGGCGAAGTGGGCGACGAAATCGGCTCCGCCATCGTCGCCGCCCGACTGGTGCGCGATCTGATGCGACTCTGCCTGCTCATGGACCGCCGCTACCCGCCCTACAGCAAGTGGCTCGGCAGCGCCTTCGCCCGCACTCCCCAGGCACCCGCCCTCAGCCCGGTCCTCACCGCGGTCCTCGCCGCCACCGACTGGCACACCCGCGAACATCACCTGGCCCGGGCCTACGAGGCCGTCGCGGCCACACACAACCAACTCGGCCTCACCGACCCTGTCGACCCTGCCACGCGGCCCTACCACGCCAGACCCTTTCAGGTGCTGCACGCCGACCGTTTCACCGCGGCGCTGACCACCCGCATCACCGACCCGGCCGTCCGCGCCCTGCCGACGATCGGAAACGTCGACCAGTTCGTCGACAGCACCGACGTGCTCAGCCATCCAGAACTGACACGCGCCGCCACCCTCGCAACGGTCTGCTATCCCTCCTGAGGCCTCCAACTCAGAGCACCCGGCTGCACTCGACAGTCAGCGCGTGACCGCGACAGCCGGTGTCCGGCCGGATGCTGCCGACACCGGCAAGGGCCACCGCATCACGAGTCGGGCGACGGCCGGTCCACGGCCGACGGACCACCCGCGGGCTTCGAGATGACGAACACACCCTTGCCCTGGACCCCCTGGAGAATCCCCTCCGCCACAAGCATCTCGATGGCGGACTTGATGGTGCGACGGCTGACAGCACCGCCCGTCTCCTGCTCCAGCTCATAGTGGGAAGGGATGCGGCGGCCGACCGGGATCTCTCCGAGCCGGATGCGCTCGCGCAGGGCGGACGCGAGTTGCACGTACATCGGGGTGATGCTCTCACGGTCGATCTCGATCATAAGTTTGAGCGTAAGAGGCTGACTCAGGGCAGCATAGGCCGAGCGTTCACGTACAAAGACGTGCTAGGACGTACCAAGTTGCGCTACGGTCGGAGACGCCAGCAAGAGGCCCCCGCGACGGGTGCGACCGTCCGGGGGCGTGGCCACCAGACACGACAAACAGGAGCTGATGACGGTGGGCATTATCCACGCTTTGATGCGCCAGGCACTGGACTTGTTCGCGCCCGGCACCGGCAGACGCCGGGGACCCACGCACCCGACGGTAGACATCGCCGCCCTGACCACCCGGGCAGTCCACGCGGCGCCCTCCGGCCTTCCGGCCCACCGCTCCCCATACGGCCTGCACACCTTTTTCGACGGCGCCGCGACCGTCATGGTCCGGCCGTACCTGGTCGCCGAGGAGTGGTCGCAGGAGCAGGAATTCGCCCGGCCGTGTCACTCCTGTGGCCGCACCTCGAGTTGCCCGTCATCACCGCCTCAGGCACGGCAGTTCACGGAGGCGAGCTGATGACACACGAACAAGCAAGCACCACCGTCCGGCCCGCCGAGCTTCCCATGCTCCGCGCGTACCGCCTGTGGTTCGACCACACCCGCAAGTGCGACGGCGGCTGCAAGGGCATCCCCAAGGCGCAGGACGGGTGCGAGAGCGGGCGGGAACTGTGGGGCGCGTACCGCCTCGCGAGGATCGGAAAAGGTGGGGCGGCGTCATGAGCTGGATCGTCGAGAGGGCACCCGGGCGCCCCGTGCGCCGCACCGACGGCCAACGCCTGGCCGTGCCCCTGCGCGTGACCCGTACCGGCGGCCACCCCACCGAGACCGAACTGACCCTCACCCTCACCGAAGCCGAGCACCTCCACGCCGCCCTCTGCCGAGCCCTCGACGGTCAGCCCCCGCCCCCGGCAGCCCCGGACTGCCGACAGCCGGTGCAGACGTCGCCCGGCACGGCCCACCTCACGGGCCGCGTGTGACGGGTACGCCCGTACGGCGGGGTCAGCGCAGCAGCAGGTCGGCCAGTCCCGTCAGGTCCTCCTCGCCGTTCCGCTCCGTCAGGCCGCGGCGCATCAACGCGAAGCAGGGGGCGAGCAGTTCGGGGCTGACGCCCTGCTGCTCGGCGGTGGTCACGAAGGTCGGGATGCCGGCCACCTGCATGGCCAGGCTGGAGACGACGTCTCCGGAGTGGTCGCCGCTGCGCAGCCGGGCGGCGGTGAGGTGGACGGACGGGGCCATGGCGACGAGCCAGTCGGCGAGCAGCGGGGCGAAGGCCGTGGGGTCGATGTCCTCCTCGCGGATCAGGGCGAAGGCGTGCGTGGCCCCGGCGAACATGCCGTACATCGCGCTGAGCAGAGCCACGTCGTGCAGAGCAGCGAAGCCCGCGTCCTCGCCGACGTAGGTGGTGCCGACCGGGACGGTCAACGTGGTCCGGTGCCGCTCGAACAGGTGCCGGGAGCCGCTGTAGAAGACGTAGCCGCCGGCCTCGGGGACGCCGACCATCGGCGGGACGGCCATGATGCCGCCGTCCAGGTAACGGGCGCCCCGCCCCTCGGTCCACTCGGCGCGGGCGCGGGCCTGGGCGGGGGTGGTCGTGGTCAGGTTCACCAGGTCGCGGCCGGTGAGGTCGGCGTCGGCCAGGGCCTCGTCCACGGAGGCGTCGTCCAGCAGGCAGATGACGACCAGGGTGTTCGCCGCGACCGCTTCGGCGGCGCTGTCCGCGACCCTCGCGCCCTCGGCGGCGAGCGGCGCGGTGCGGGCCGGGGTGCGGTTCCAGACGGTGAGCGGATGACCGGCGGCCAGCCACGCGCGGGCCAGCGCGGTGCCCATCGCGCCGAG encodes the following:
- a CDS encoding DUF4037 domain-containing protein produces the protein MTMSSFVPGLELSRRFYLDAVRPLLDAAAPDVTHSAARLGSGSEVLGFDTVRSTDHEWGPRLQIFLRPQDVARHGARITALLSERLPKTFGGYPTHFAPVGEEGVGVMQTTDGPVNHRVEVIDPGTWFTAQLGFDPRTDITLADWLAIPTQLLAEVTAGAVFHDGLGQLAPARATLHWYPHDLWLYLLACQWQRISREEAFVGRCGEVGDEIGSAIVAARLVRDLMRLCLLMDRRYPPYSKWLGSAFARTPQAPALSPVLTAVLAATDWHTREHHLARAYEAVAATHNQLGLTDPVDPATRPYHARPFQVLHADRFTAALTTRITDPAVRALPTIGNVDQFVDSTDVLSHPELTRAATLATVCYPS
- a CDS encoding IS630 family transposase, whose protein sequence is MKKCWTIPPAANAAFAAAMEDVLAVYHRPFDPARPVVCMDEKPYQLLGHVRDPLPARPGRDRREDNEYVRSGTCSIFCWVEPLRGWRRVDAQSRRTRVDWAHQVEHLLTVDYPDAATVVLVMDNLNTHTTASLYEAFDPAKAFALAQRLEIHHTPKHGSWLNIAEIELSALTRQCLDRRIDDLTVLNTELAARQQHTNSNQRQVDWHFTTDDARVKLRHLYPTTRRN
- a CDS encoding NAD(P)-binding domain-containing protein, producing MTQNLFEKPAVTLLGLGAMGTALARAWLAAGHPLTVWNRTPARTAPLAAEGARVADSAAEAVAANTLVVICLLDDASVDEALADADLTGRDLVNLTTTTPAQARARAEWTEGRGARYLDGGIMAVPPMVGVPEAGGYVFYSGSRHLFERHRTTLTVPVGTTYVGEDAGFAALHDVALLSAMYGMFAGATHAFALIREEDIDPTAFAPLLADWLVAMAPSVHLTAARLRSGDHSGDVVSSLAMQVAGIPTFVTTAEQQGVSPELLAPCFALMRRGLTERNGEEDLTGLADLLLR
- a CDS encoding glycoside hydrolase family 2 TIM barrel-domain containing protein, which gives rise to MHHPHPQAPTGTPAARPVVSRRRLLEGGAALLGALALSGGAAYAAPRSGPEAPGSPEWSGNMALFQVGAEPPHTTLMPYADVRQALVADRTRSPYRLSLDGRWKFAYVDRPGDRDEDFYKTDVDDSGWDTIPVPSNWQLHGYDFPIYVNITYPWWGPNGLGEEAQPPAAPTRYNPVGQYRRTFRLPKDWTAGDRRTFLHFEGVKSAHYVWINGELVGYHEDSFDPAEYDITRHLKPGTNQIAVEVYRYSDGDWLEDQDMIRLSGIFRSVYLYSTPAVHLRDFKLDTPLGDGYKTAELSVTASVRAYAAGHEGTYSVETQLYDDRGHAVWARPLVQSVAVGGEGGGKGGGVGEDVTVQAKKSVPSPELWSAEHPTLYTAVLRLRDPRGKVVETLSHRVGLREFALKDGLMRINGQPVSLRGTNRHEIHPDRGMALTRADLVEDMRIIKRLNMNTVRTSHYPNNPLWYELADEYGLYLVDETNLETHGIRDRYPGNDAEWTTACVARAKAMVHRDKNHASVVIWSLGNEAGGGSTFVAMRDWIESYDKTRVIQYEGDDRPTISQIRSEMYDSPQRVEQRAKDTSDTRPYVMIEYSHAMGNSNGNFKKYWDLIRRYPVLQGGWIWDFVDQSLTWPVPKLRVFTDAGPSALKGQLLTAAGTFSRSKGLSGATGFTRDPALDLTGSLTLEAWVTPHVTGGHQPLVAKGDTQYALKQSDKSVEFFIYGGGQWVSVSWGLPADGWTGREHHVAGVFDAEAGSLTLYVDGEVKATRTTTRRPSVNTAPLSLGTDTDNPTREFSGTIRRAGVYARALSGAELASGGRGPGDEGVRFWFDAATVKVGERKREGFAKERSFFAYGGDWGDNPNDGAFVADGIVTADRGHTGKAAEIKRVYQAIHATPATDALTSASRAVTLTNEYLFTNLREFDGSWTLVADGRKIQQGRLTRTQLDVAPLSAKDITVPFRLPSSPAPGTEYFLELSFTTRERTPWAKSGFEVARQQLPVDAGSPAVTPVPLTAVPKLTYKDGPDEITVTGKGVKGSPAFSVTIDRQSGTLTSYKAVGTRLLTSGPIPNFWRAPTDNDHGNGQHIRNQTWRDAGTNRKVTDVTVRPLGAGRAVEIKVTGTLPTTVESAYTTTYTVFGNGEIKVDNTLRPGAASLPYIPEVGTILHLPRRLDRLHYYGRGPEENHWDRNNGTDVGLYSGTVAEQWSGYIRPQENGNKTDVRWAALTDRDGEGLLIAGDSLLEVNASHFTPEDLSTGLRHDYHLTPRDTVVLRVNHRQMGVGGDNSWGAHTHDEYKLFANRDYAYTYRLRPLTDVHLATKLSRRPTATE
- a CDS encoding helix-turn-helix domain-containing protein, which gives rise to MTTTGVRSASMIRRARVLLALDTSAGEVAPRAVIAERVGVSCDSVRLISKRYAETGGDVWATVGRKERALPPVPSPVTGEVEARLIALACSTPPEGHARWSLRLLEKHVALAEDIPDLDHSTIGRVLKKRNCALT
- a CDS encoding GntR family transcriptional regulator — encoded protein: MIEIDRESITPMYVQLASALRERIRLGEIPVGRRIPSHYELEQETGGAVSRRTIKSAIEMLVAEGILQGVQGKGVFVISKPAGGPSAVDRPSPDS